aaaataaatgcacatattttgattttgttctTTCAGGGTCCGTTTTTAATGTGAAATACATGTTATCCGATGAGTTTTGGGAGACGTCAATATTTTACAGACACTTTTATTGTGGTTTGTGGGCTCACTTTGCACTCTACAAATACATCTCCTGTTGGCTGCTAACTGAAGGTAATTACAATTGTAcagtatttaacaaataacctgtacaaatatgttatttcccaaataaatttgaatacaatgccatattttactataaatacaTATGGATTGAGGGAATTACAACATTGTGTATCTTGTCTTTGTTCGTCTAAATGACCAATTGACCTTATAACctgtaatatacatataatggTTACATGTagattgaaaatgaaattttgaagACAAATTTACCACCACACAAGTTTAATTCAGATATTACAGCTAATAGAATATGGAAGAGTAGTATACTATGATAATAGTAGTAGTTCCTGTAGGGAAGGATGAAGAATATGGCcaggttttttttatgacaaatgTCATAAACAATGTGGGTAAAGATTTCtaatcatttaataaagttttcatcaaaatattctgtctagtattaatatttcacagCAAATGGTCTTTTTATGAATAAGTAAAGTCAAGTATTGCTTAAGCAAATGAAGTATATATGTTCTTTTTTGGATAAGTATACAAGAATTGAATGATTGAATTTGTTACACAATGTAATAGAAACAAATCGTCAAAGATGTTTACACAAtgttgtatacatatatatatgtatacaggtattagttatatttatatttataaaaaaattaaaattagaaaggatcttttttctaacattttgtaaaatattttgacagcATCCTGCATCAGAATTGGTATTTCATACAATCGTGCAGATGAAACACCAGGTAAGTTATCTAATTGGGACGGCTGCAGCAACATCAAATTGCTGTGCTTTGAGGGTGCAACGAAATTCCAACATTATATTGATAGCTTCAACTGTAATACAAATCATTTTGCTGCCGAGTACATATACAAACGCCTAAAGTTCTTAGGTAACCGTAATCTGAGTCAACTGTTCACTCTATTCTTCCTAGCTCTGTGGCATGGCACTAGATCAGGTTACTATGTTACCTTTTTCAAtgaattcattattatttacatggAAAAAGAATTTGAAAGTATAATAAGCAAAACTGCAATTTATCATGAAATGTGGCAGAATAAATTTGCcagatacattttatatgttattctGAAAACATATACGATTGTGTTTATGGGTTGGAGCTTGGTTCCatttgatgtaaaaataatatcaaaatggtGGTCTATATATTCCAGCCTTTATTTTTCTGGTTTTGTTATATTCTTGCCATGGGGTTTTGCTTATAAACCCCTACTCTTATGgtctctaaaatattttaatgtaagaaAAGTGactaaaaatgaataaagtcATGT
This DNA window, taken from Papilio machaon chromosome Z, ilPapMach1.1, whole genome shotgun sequence, encodes the following:
- the LOC106717096 gene encoding lysophospholipid acyltransferase 5, which encodes MFGLFLSVLSWVGLSPVPFLANILNTTEPALRLLISILLGYPLGIIYHKYVRKYPEYRNLYFVITGADIALYNFGKAIIHNTIPALMIYFTTYMFGPGKLNVIITFVFNMTYLIVGYIMTESENYDITWTMPHCVLTLKLIALSFDLWDGQKLLKGAELSENSKKTALRVNPSLLELIGFVYFPACFLVGPIFSFKRYSDFLSERFPFDKEIVNTKHIYETKAMKRLIQGIAYLAAFQVGGSVFNVKYMLSDEFWETSIFYRHFYCGLWAHFALYKYISCWLLTEASCIRIGISYNRADETPGKLSNWDGCSNIKLLCFEGATKFQHYIDSFNCNTNHFAAEYIYKRLKFLGNRNLSQLFTLFFLALWHGTRSGYYVTFFNEFIIIYMEKEFESIISKTAIYHEMWQNKFARYILYVILKTYTIVFMGWSLVPFDVKIISKWWSIYSSLYFSGFVIFLPWGFAYKPLLLWSLKYFNVRKVTKNE